From one Plasmodium knowlesi strain H genome assembly, chromosome: 11 genomic stretch:
- a CDS encoding RNA-binding protein mei2-like protein encodes MNTHMGERNFTSRESDPTKKGKDKTTVHIKNTYISPYVLYNNKKGSNEHEFAKLNNLLTNEKNRVFIKHKLNYFKDGIHEKKILRYALINELNLKCFENRGNACELNSITTMIRMNSDYGSDKEQGVAVRDEADLVGNIKELTIIRSEDIIRGGDIIRSEEFISRKDMLHRGDVICREGGTNNEKTNDTSEKRGAPFKTSTSNEKECDYIGYSKYYGDSTDVPNSLCYIPTGSTCCSGGTRTVNVSLAEGTNKADVQRISNSNRLNMCCGKRSHHTTSSTNDVVYKCEDSIPLGTILNFHNLDNNNTNILTTVMLRNIPNKYTQKMLMNVMNEHFKGLYDFFYLPIDFRNKCNVGYAFINFIHPYYAELFIRFFNNYKLNVFKSNKVCSVTWGRVQGLKANIEHYRNSAIMTIPIPQYKPMLFQNGISVSWPESDGPLPAIKLRSQKY; translated from the coding sequence ATGAATACCCACATGGGGGAGAGGAATTTCACAAGCAGAGAAAGTGACCCaacgaaaaaggggaaggacaaAACAACTGTACACATAAAGAACACATATATTTCGCCATATGTCCTGTataacaacaaaaaaggaagcaacgAACATGAGTTTGCAAAGCTCAACAACCTTTTAACGAATGAAAAGAATCGAGTGTTTATTAAGCACAAATTGAACTACTTCAAAGATGGCATtcacgagaaaaaaatattaagatACGCCTTAATTAATGAGCTAAATTTAAAGTGCTTTGAAAATAGGGGGAATGCATGCGAACTGAATAGCATCACCACCATGATTCGCATGAACTCTGACTATGGGAGCGATAAAGAGCAGGGTGTGGCTGTGCGAGACGAAGCAGACTTGGTTGGCAATATAAAGGAGCTCACCATTATTCGGAGCGAGGACATAATACGTGGTGGGGATATCATCCGCAGCGAGGAGTTCATCAGCAGAAAGGATATGCTACACCGTGGGGATGTGATATGTCGCGAGGGAGGCACTAACAATGAAAAGACAAATGATACctcagaaaaaaggggagccCCCTTTAAGACAAGCACTAGTAACGAAAAGGAATGTGATTACATTGGTTATAGTAAATATTACGGGGATAGCACGGATGTACCCAATTCGCTGTGTTACATTCCGACGGGAAGCACGTGTTGTTCAGGTGGTACCAGAACAGTCAATGTGTCCCTAGCAGAGGGTACAAACAAAGCTGACGTACAAAGGATAAGTAATAGCAATCGCCTGAACATGTGCTGTGGGAAACGTAGTCATCACACGACGAGCAGCACAAATGATGTAGTGTACAAATGTGAAGACTCAATTCCATTGGGAACAATTCTCAATTTTCACAACCTTGATAATAATAACACAAATATTCTAACTACGGTGATGTTGAGAAATATTCCCAACAAGTACACACAGAAAATGCTCATGAATGTAATGAACGAACACTTCAAAGGAttgtatgattttttttaccttccaaTTGATTTCCGCAATAAGTGTAACGTTGGCTATGCGTTTATCAATTTTATACATCCCTATTATgctgaactgttcatacgattttttaataattacaAACTGAATGTATTTAAAAGCAACAAAGTGTGCAGTGTTACTTGGGGAAGAGTACAAGGGCTGAAGGCTAACATTGAACACTACAGGAATTCTGCTATCATGACTATTCCCATCCCTCAGTATAAGCCCATGCTCTTTCAAAATGGGATTTCCGTCTCTTGGCCCGAGTCCGATGGGCCTTTACCGGCCATTAAACTACGTTCGCAGAAGTACTGA
- a CDS encoding ferredoxin--NADP reductase, putative: protein MKLSVVLLLLPITFGGGVTLHKVNTCPWWQRKNYEIEKSFFLRSAPPPLRKKRNQLRQYNHAENNSYTNIYTIKNPLKCKVVDKVSLVRQNALHEVYNVEIDHGGMFKYLEGHSCGVIPYYEDLIQADDKNNSQEGRKKRGNKFARLYSISSTNAENLSFAIRIHSYQEEENGCMQHKYGYCSGYIKELKKNDNIYITGAHGCFLLPDNVSEKNTNLILIATGTGISPYISFLKKIWGYQPGIHQQKKTYNGQVYLYYGVYYEDSILYLPELKYFQNMYPNNFHVEYVFSSIKNSDGTSHHVQDEIYKKRENFLRLFNELNCELYICGHKSIRAKIMDILKGENPVLDSEKKKRVHVEVY, encoded by the coding sequence ATGAAACTGTCCGTGGTATTGTTACTTCTGCCAATAACCTTCGGAGGGGGGGTTACCTTACACAAGGTTAACACGTGTCCATGGtggcaaagaaaaaattatgaaattgaaaaatcatTCTTCTTAAGGAGCGCCCCTCCTCCTTTACGCAAAAAGAGGAATCAGCTCCGACAGTACAACCACGCAGAGAATAATAGCTACACAAATATTTACACAATTAAGAACCCATTAAAATGTAAAGTAGTGGACAAGGTAAGCCTGGTAAGACAAAATGCTCTACATGAGGTGTACAATGTGGAAATAGACCATGGGGGAATGTTTAAATATTTAGAGGGACACTCATGTGGAGTGATTCCTTATTATGAGGACTTGATTCAAGcagatgataaaaataactcccaggagggaagaaaaaaaagagggaataAATTCGCAAGGCTCTACTCCATATCCTCTACCAACGCAGAAAATCTGTCCTTTGCCATCAGAATTCATTCCTatcaggaagaagaaaatggatGCATGCAACATAAGTATGGATACTGTTCAGGCTACATAAAAgagttaaagaaaaatgataacatatatataacggGAGCACATGGatgctttcttcttccagaTAATGTATCCGAGAAAAAcacaaatttaattttaattgcAACGGGAACGGGTATTTCTCcttacatttcttttttaaaaaaaatatggggATACCAACCAGGTATAcatcaacaaaaaaaaacctacAATGGACAAGTCTATCTTTACTATGGTGTATACTATGAGGATTCTATTCTATACCTTCCGGaattgaaatattttcagAACATGTACCCGAATAATTTCCATGTCGAGTATGTCTTCTCCTCTATTAAAAATTCGGATGGCACTTCTCATCATGTGCAGGATgaaatatacaaaaagagagaaaactTCCTGCGCCTTTTTAATGAACTGAATTGTGAACTTTATATATGTGGCCATAAATCCATACGGGCCAAAATTATGGATattcttaagggggaaaatccTGTACTTGACTCcgagaagaagaagcgcGTTCACGTTGAGGTATACTAG